The Deltaproteobacteria bacterium genomic interval CGCTCGGCTTCGGCGTCCGCCAGCGCACGCGCGGCGTCCGCCCGCGCCGCCGCGGCTCGCAGCTCTTGCGAGCGAGCCCCCGCGCGCAGGGCGCGCAACTGCTGCTCGGCCGCGCGCCGGCGGGCGACCGCGGCGTCGTAGCGCGCCTGGACCTCGTCGACGACCGACTGCGGCGACGCCCCGACCGTGCCCGCGAGTGCGCGATGGCGCGCGAGCAGCGCCGCGAGCTGTTTCTCCGCGGCGACCGCCGCGTCCAGTTCGGCGCGCGCCGCGCGGATGTCCTCGTCGCGTGCGCCGGCTTCCAGCAGCGCGAGCTGCGCGGCCGCCGCGTCGGCCTCCTTGCGGCGCGCCGCGACCACGGCGCGCTGGACCGCGTCGTCGAGGGCCGCGACCGGCTCGCCCGGCGCCACCGCGTCGCCCTCGTCGATCGCGAGATCCGCGAGCCGGCCGCCGACGTCGAACGCCAGGTCGACCTCGTCGTACTCGACGACGCCCTGCAGCGCCCCGGGAAAGCGCGGCTCCGGCTGGCAGCCGGTTGCCCCGGCGACGGCGGCCGCGCACGCGGCCACCCACAGATTTTTTATCATACGACTGATTATATACGTTCCGGCGCGCCGGACCGGCCGCTATCGCGGGCAGCTCGCGCCCGCTACGCCAGCCGGGGCGCGACGTCCACGTCGAGGCGAGCCCGCGCCGCCGCCAGCGCGGCGACCACCTGGTCGGGGCCGTCGCCGCGGGCGAACGCGAACCCGAGGTAGGCGTGGCCCTCCGGCAGCGGCTCGAGGATGTCGCCGCGACGCGCGGTAATCACCACGTCGACGACGCCCGGTACCGCCCGCGC includes:
- a CDS encoding HlyD family efflux transporter periplasmic adaptor subunit; its protein translation is MIKNLWVAACAAAVAGATGCQPEPRFPGALQGVVEYDEVDLAFDVGGRLADLAIDEGDAVAPGEPVAALDDAVQRAVVAARRKEADAAAAQLALLEAGARDEDIRAARAELDAAVAAEKQLAALLARHRALAGTVGASPQSVVDEVQARYDAAVARRRAAEQQLRALRAGARSQELRAAAARADAARALADAEAERLARYRLASPVAGDVVAVAVHRGEVIGAGAPIATVADVTHPFADVFVPQAQLDGVRVGAAAEVHVDARDTPLEGRVEYVERRTEFTPRYVFSETERPHLVVRVRVRIDDPDRVLHAGVPAFVYLR